GGCCTCCGCCACCGAAGCCCACAGTGCGGGGTCGGGTCCCGGCTTGCGTTGAAGCGTTCCGGATCGGCCGTGGCCCCCTTCCGGTGCCGACGACAACACCAAGCCCGCCTCCGCTACCACGAACGACGCGGCTACCCACTCACCTCACTGCCAATGCAGTACTAGCCGGCGAACCCGACCGTGTCGTCCGTAGTCACCATCGGCGTCACCAGCACCCCGTCGAACGCCTCGGCGACCGGGGTCTCCAGCACCACGCTCTGCGTGCGGAACCGGTCCGGCAGCGCGCCGGCGGGCAGATCGCGGCGAGCGTGCCGCAGGTCGACGAGCACGTGCTCCGCACCCAGACCGGCCTCGACCACGCCGGCTTCGACGCTGCCCGGCTCCGGGGCCGCCAGCGGCGTGTCGACGATCTTGAAGCCCAGCTCACCCTCCCCGTCCGGGTACATCTCCGGCACGTGGTTGGCGGTGTGCGTCAGCGCCAGCGGCCGGTAGTCGTCGCCGAGGACCCGGTGCAGCAGCTGCCCCATCGGCATCGTCGTCAGCTGCCCTCCGAACGCGACCGGGGTGCGCTGCAGGTGGTTGTTGTGCGCCGCGAGCACCACCCGCGCGCCCGCCGGCAACCGGTCCAGGTGCCAGCGCAACGACTCGGTCAGGTAGAGCTCCCGCACCGTCGTGTCGGCCTCGAGGCTGCGGCCGGCGAAGAGGTTGCTCATCGCACCGAACATGTAGTCGGCGTGGCACGCCGCTTCCAGCCGGCGCCGGGCCCGGTCGAAGCTCTCCTGGCCGCCGCGCTCGACGAACAGCGGTTCCAGTGCCCGCAGGCGCAGCAGCAAGCGGGACAACGACGCGGTCAGCGCGTCCTGCTCGGCCGCACCCAGCTCCGCCCACTTCGGCGCCGCGGAAGCCACCGATGTGCCCGCGATCCGGTTGTTGATCTCCAGCGCCCGATCCAGTAACGGCACGGCGTCCGGGTCGACCTGGCGCAGGTACCCGGCCACCGGCTCCAGCGCGGGACGCAGGTCGCCACCGGCGAGCGGGATGTCCAGTCCGGCGAACCGCAGCGGATGCGGCCCCGCGTTGTACTCGCGCAGCCACCGCGTCAGGCCCTGGTTCACGCCGGAGGCGGTCGTGCCGCTCAGCCCGGACAGGTCGTCGGCGTCCCCGGCACCGCGCAGCCAGTCGTCGAGCGCGAAGCCTTCGCTGAACCCGAACTCGAACGCCAGCACGGTGAACCCGCACCGTTCCGCCAGGAACCGCAGCACCCGCTGGCGCAGCAGCGTGAACTCGGCGACGAAGTGCGCGCCCTCGCCGAGGCCGACCACCCGCGCGTCGCCGACGATTTCCCGCAACGGCTCCAGATCGTCGACGTCGGCGGTCAGGTCGAGACCGTGCACGGTGTGCGCGTGCGCGCGCAGCCAGTCCGCGAACTCGGTCACGGTGGTGTTCCCCCAGCGGTCGGTCAGCAGTGTGTCAGGAAATGCTCCAGCACCTGCTTGCCGAAGTGCAAACCCTTTACCGGAACCCGCTCGTCGACACCGTGCGCCATCGCCCGGTAGGGGAAGCCCTCGGGCAGCCACAGCGGCGCGAAGCCGTAGCAGGCGATGCCCAGCGGGCTGAACGCCTTCGCGTCGGTGCCGCCACCCATGCAGTAGGGCACCACCACCGCGTCCGGGTCCTGTGCGCGCAACGCGTCGGCCATCGCGGAGAACCACGGCGAGTCCACCGGTGCCTGCACCGCCGGCTGGTTGGCCACGAACTCGCGTGTGATGTCCGGCCCCAGCAGCTCGTCGAGCCCGGCCAGCAGCTGCTCCTCGGTGCCCGGCAGCGTCCGGGTGTCGATCTGCGCCTGCGCCAGGCTCGGAATCACGTTCACCTTGTACCCGGCGTCCAGCATCGTCGGGGTGGTGCTGTTGCGGATGGTCGGCTCCACCAGCTTCGCCGCCGGTCCGAGCCGCGCCACCGTGCCTTCCACATCGGACAGATCGACCTCGACGCCCAGCGCCTCGCCGGTGCGGACCAGGAACGCCTCCACCGTCGGGGTCAGCGTGACGGGCCAGGTGTGCGCCGCGATCCGGTGCAGCGCGTCGATCAGCCGCACCACGGCGTTTTCGTGGTTGGGGCGGGATGCGTGCCCCGCCCGGCCCCGCGCGGTCAGCCGCATGTGCGCGGTGCCGCGTTCGGCGGTGCCCACCGGGTAGAGCCGCTTGACCGACCCGTCCGCGGCCGGTACGTGGTAGGTGTAGCCGCCGGACTCGCTGATCGCCGCGACGCACCCGTCGAACAGGTCGCGGTGCTCGGCCGTCAGCCAGTGCGCCCCGTACTCGCCGCGGTCCTCCTCGTCGGCGACGAACGCCAGCACCAGGTCGCGCCGCGGCGTCAGCCCGTCCGCGAGCGCGCACAGCACCATCGCGATGAAGTCCTTCATGTCCACCGCGCCCCGGCCCCACAGGTAGCCGTCCCGGATCTCCCCGGCGAACGGTGGCACCGTCCAGTCCGCGGCGTCCGCCGGCACCACGTCCAGGTGCCCCTGCACCAGCAGCGCGGGCAGGGTCGGGTCAGTACCCGGGACGCGGGCGACCACGTTGGTCCGCCGCGGAGCGGACTCCAGGATCAACGGCTCGATCCCGGCACCGGCGAGCACGCCCGCGACGAACTCCGCCGCGTCCCGCTCGCCCTCGGCGTCGCCGTGGCCGCGGTTGGTGGTGTCGAACCGCAGCAGCTGCGCGCACAAACTCTCGACGTTAGCCATACTTCCCCTGCACCGCGCCCGCGGCGATCGCCGTGACCACCTTGAACGCCTTCATCGCTTCGGTCATCGTGGCGGCCTCGAAGCCGACCCGGCGGACGCCGGTCTGCTCGACGGTCGGCACCACCGCGGCGGCCTGCGCCAGGTGGGTCGCGTCGAACTCGACTTCGATGCGGTGCGCGGCGGCCGTGGCCGGTGTCCGCACCGCTCGGTCCATGCTCGCCCGCGCGGCCGCGGTCAGCATCTCGGCGGTCCGCGCCGGGGGCAGGCAGATGGCCGCGTACCGGCTCACGCACTCCTTCACCGCGACCAGTTCGGCGCCCGGCGCGTAGCTCGCCGCGTCCGCGCACGTCCGGTCGTCCCCGGAGACCAGCAGCACCGGCACGCCGTGTTCGGCGGCCAGCGCGGCGTTGAGCCGGCCCTCGCCGGCCGGTTCGCCGTCCAGCCACACCCCGGTGATCTGGTTCTCCAGGTAGGTGTGCGACAGCACGCCGTCCACCCCGGCGCCGGCGTGGTAGCCGAGGAACACCACGCCGTCCACGCCGCTGTCGATGCCCTGCATCATCGACAGCGGCTTGTGCCGCCCGGTCAGCAGCCGCGCCCGCTCGTCGAGCTCCTCCAGCAGCAGGTTGCGCTGCGACGAGTGCGCCTCGTTGACCAGCACGTCGCTCGCGCCGCCGTCGTGGAGGCCACGGACCACCGCGTTCACGTCGCCGGTGAACAGGCGCCGGAACC
The sequence above is a segment of the Amycolatopsis viridis genome. Coding sequences within it:
- a CDS encoding erythromycin esterase family protein, with amino-acid sequence MTEFADWLRAHAHTVHGLDLTADVDDLEPLREIVGDARVVGLGEGAHFVAEFTLLRQRVLRFLAERCGFTVLAFEFGFSEGFALDDWLRGAGDADDLSGLSGTTASGVNQGLTRWLREYNAGPHPLRFAGLDIPLAGGDLRPALEPVAGYLRQVDPDAVPLLDRALEINNRIAGTSVASAAPKWAELGAAEQDALTASLSRLLLRLRALEPLFVERGGQESFDRARRRLEAACHADYMFGAMSNLFAGRSLEADTTVRELYLTESLRWHLDRLPAGARVVLAAHNNHLQRTPVAFGGQLTTMPMGQLLHRVLGDDYRPLALTHTANHVPEMYPDGEGELGFKIVDTPLAAPEPGSVEAGVVEAGLGAEHVLVDLRHARRDLPAGALPDRFRTQSVVLETPVAEAFDGVLVTPMVTTDDTVGFAG
- a CDS encoding M20/M25/M40 family metallo-hydrolase → MANVESLCAQLLRFDTTNRGHGDAEGERDAAEFVAGVLAGAGIEPLILESAPRRTNVVARVPGTDPTLPALLVQGHLDVVPADAADWTVPPFAGEIRDGYLWGRGAVDMKDFIAMVLCALADGLTPRRDLVLAFVADEEDRGEYGAHWLTAEHRDLFDGCVAAISESGGYTYHVPAADGSVKRLYPVGTAERGTAHMRLTARGRAGHASRPNHENAVVRLIDALHRIAAHTWPVTLTPTVEAFLVRTGEALGVEVDLSDVEGTVARLGPAAKLVEPTIRNSTTPTMLDAGYKVNVIPSLAQAQIDTRTLPGTEEQLLAGLDELLGPDITREFVANQPAVQAPVDSPWFSAMADALRAQDPDAVVVPYCMGGGTDAKAFSPLGIACYGFAPLWLPEGFPYRAMAHGVDERVPVKGLHFGKQVLEHFLTHC
- a CDS encoding M55 family metallopeptidase yields the protein MRIMISADMEGATGVTWTDDVVPGTEQWQRFRRLFTGDVNAVVRGLHDGGASDVLVNEAHSSQRNLLLEELDERARLLTGRHKPLSMMQGIDSGVDGVVFLGYHAGAGVDGVLSHTYLENQITGVWLDGEPAGEGRLNAALAAEHGVPVLLVSGDDRTCADAASYAPGAELVAVKECVSRYAAICLPPARTAEMLTAAARASMDRAVRTPATAAAHRIEVEFDATHLAQAAAVVPTVEQTGVRRVGFEAATMTEAMKAFKVVTAIAAGAVQGKYG